The nucleotide window TGAAGTTCAACCTCTTGGCAAGTTCATCAATCTTCCCGGCTCCCTTCTTTATTAGAATCCTCCCTTCGTGAGATGTCGCTATTCCAGCTGAATCGTAGCCCCTGTATTCAAGCCTTTTTAGACCTTCAACGATTATTGGAGAGGCCTTCCTGGGTCCTATGTACCCTATTATCCCGCACACAAGTGACACCTGAAGACTTAATATCCGGTTACATTAAAAAATTTCCTGGGCGATGAAGAACTGGATCCGAGCTGAGCTTATGATGATGGAGGTTTAACCTGAGCCTTCATAAAAACTGTCTTATCCTCCCTCCATATCTCATATCTAGCAAAGTTGCTTTCCATGGCAAGGTGCTTTAAGGTGTCTTCAAACTTTTTAGCACTATCCTCGGAGGAGAAGACCACCTTCCAGATTACTTCACTTCTGTTTACGACAACTATCCTATCGCCCATCCAGTGCCTCGCTATATTCATGGCCTCGCTCCAATTATTTATCCTCCAGGAGATTAGAAAGACATAGTAGGCTCCTAGGGTGTCGTTAAATACCCCTGTAACGTTAAGCTTAACCTGTACGGGTTTCCAACCTTGGAGGTACAGCTCTGGGAACATTACTACTTTCGTTGAAGTTGGGGGCTCTTTGTATGCCGAATTCACGAGCTTCCAGCCACCTTTTGAATAGAGAAACCTGACGAATCTATCTCCGAACACATATGGAAAAACGTTGAGGCTCCAGTATAGGTTATTCCTTGAGATGTTCTCTATCTTTATTATCCTTATTCCATTCTTCTCGCAGAAGATGTCTGCAACTAAGTCGGCATCGCCTTCAATTAGTGCATCGAACGCAAGTCTCTCGTCTAGCGTTTGTTCCTGGGGTCTCTTTTTTATTAGTTCCCTTTGGAGAACGTGGGTTAGCTCGTGGGCAGTTGCTCTCAGGGCTATATCCCCGGATTTTAGGAAGTTCTCCCTTATCACGTACACCTTGTTACCAACCGTGGCCGCTATCCAGTTGGCCGTGTTCTCTCGCTCAACTTTAAAGAGCGTCTCCTGGGGAGGGAGAATAAAAGTAACCTTGTATATTAACTCCTTGATTTTCATCTCCTCGTTGGGAACGTACGGGGAGAACAGCATTAGCGCATCTCTTCTCGTAATCACTATAAACTTTGGGCTTTCACTCGGCTTTATCCCCCTTATACTCTCGACTTCCCTCTCAATCAGCTTTACCTTCTTTAAAACATCATCTACCGGGGATATCGTCGATAGGGATTGGAATATGAGTATAAAAATTATGAGAGAGGCTACTAGGCTTCTCATTTTTACAAGGTCACGAACTCTTCTTTCATGCCGTCCTTCGTTATTGTAACCACTTGGATTTTCTTGCTTCCGGTGTAAACATCTCTAGCTCCAGCCGCTTTTACGGCTTTTATTGCAAGCTCTTTGGCTTTCTCTATTCCTAGGTTTTTCCTGTAGCCCTCTTCAAGTATTGCGATGGCAAATGGTGTTCCCGAGCCCGTTGCTGTATAGTCGTCGAATATCAATCCTCCAAGGGGATCTAGGTTTGCTATCGTTGGCTCGTCAACGTAGCCTCCTATTATGATTTGAACTAAATATGGGAACCACTTGTTCTCGTTTAGGATGTTGCTCAGCAAGTTCGCCATCGCCCTCGTGGTCATTGGTCTGCCCCAGGTGAATTGGTAATATCTAGCCTCTGCCTCGAGAATTCTCGCAATCATCTGAACATCTCCAACGCTTCCCGCCGTTGTTATCGCTATCCTGTCAGTTATCGGGATGATCTTCCTTATATTGAGGGTTTCAACCATATGATCGAGGGAAGCTTGAGTGTCAGCAGCTAAAATTACGCCATCCTTAACCCTTATTCCTACCGTTGTGGTTCCGGTCTTCCTGTTCATATTCCTCTCACCACAAAGAGGTTTGCGGTATTATTTTTAATACCTTCCTATTTCCACGAGATAGGTGGTGAGATGATAGATGAGCTACGTAACCTTATAGAGAAGTACTCGAATGAAGTCAAGTTCATGGATATAAGGTTTGAGAACACAATTTACACTGAGTTTACCGTTGAAAACGGAAAGGTTGAGGGAGTTGAGAGTAACGAAGAGGTGGGAATTGGGGTAAGGGTTCTCATCAACGGCTGGGGGTTTGCATCAACGAACGACCTTTCAAAGCTTGAAGATACAATTAAGATGGCCATTAAGCTCGCAAAGGTTAGCAATGCCGAGGTTCCCCTCTACGTAGGAAATCCTGTTGAGGGCAAGGCTATAATTAAGCAAAAGAAGGATTTTCTTGACGTAGACCTTGAAGAGAAGACTAAGCTAGGCCTTGAAGTTGAAAAGATGATTAGACGAGATAAAATCAAGACCAGCAGGTTCT belongs to Pyrococcus abyssi GE5 and includes:
- the psmB gene encoding archaeal proteasome endopeptidase complex subunit beta, with the translated sequence MNRKTGTTTVGIRVKDGVILAADTQASLDHMVETLNIRKIIPITDRIAITTAGSVGDVQMIARILEAEARYYQFTWGRPMTTRAMANLLSNILNENKWFPYLVQIIIGGYVDEPTIANLDPLGGLIFDDYTATGSGTPFAIAILEEGYRKNLGIEKAKELAIKAVKAAGARDVYTGSKKIQVVTITKDGMKEEFVTL